One Sediminibacillus dalangtanensis genomic region harbors:
- a CDS encoding DNA internalization-related competence protein ComEC/Rec2, with the protein MKGNWHLIAFAMLASSLSVFHHKLIIAFFFLLWISLLYLRKRLTGKHALFAFSSLVLFSGWFVFTNQPSPSTSSDPEIIQGKIIGSIQNTPEKTEFTLKDRTNGIKTLVTYYNNKEKEEPGGATSEHLRRGADCHIKGRLELPQQASNPGEFSFRDYLKSKGISYQMILPSIDNIQCKGSSFLHYLDQIRASILNINNSHLSPFSASWLNALLIGDDTQLPEEQLDRFQKWGINHLLAISGLHVGLLMAIIYYITVKTGWWTIENIQSCLIAILPLYAVLAGEAPSVWRASLLAVLLVICKKLNLNLSLTDCLSLIFLGLMIGNSQLIMQTGFQFSYLVTFGLILSKKFFSKPYSWLYLSLSVSLIAQLTILPIQLDTFYFFQPLSVMINLIVVPYFTVFVMPCLLTLQFSVLLITPLADFIDNVFFSVHHVMLLLVEKVDQNFDSSWVIGDFPTFMYVPYFLLLIMFMAKLTAERRFQALLYGVALVSLLVALSLAPFLSPHGKVTMLDVGQGDCFVIELPQRKGVVLIDAAGAASADFHAPTDKVYKQIIKPYLYYRGITTINGLFLSHGDLDHDGSASYLLRDFEVKKLFTSPYYQFNPQQKAVLLQKNTRIIQLDAGQSLTVGGKVFFILSPSRDSGDPNDNSMVIFSEIGGKRWLFTGDIGKNIEKAVINAYPKLDIDVLKIAHHGSKTSTSADILQQVKPKAALVSVGRSNRYGHPHQEVLEKLREAEISVMRTDQHGAVWYSFFGQDGTFYSFLP; encoded by the coding sequence ATGAAAGGGAATTGGCATCTAATCGCCTTTGCAATGCTGGCGAGTTCCCTTTCCGTTTTCCATCATAAATTGATCATTGCATTCTTTTTTCTCCTTTGGATTTCCCTGCTCTATTTACGAAAAAGATTGACCGGCAAGCATGCGCTATTTGCATTCTCCTCACTTGTCTTGTTTAGTGGATGGTTTGTTTTTACTAATCAACCTTCTCCCTCTACTTCATCTGACCCCGAAATAATTCAAGGGAAAATCATCGGCTCCATTCAAAACACCCCTGAAAAAACTGAATTCACTTTAAAAGACAGAACAAATGGGATAAAGACTTTAGTCACTTATTATAATAACAAAGAAAAGGAAGAGCCTGGCGGGGCAACTTCCGAACATTTGCGAAGAGGAGCTGATTGTCATATTAAAGGTCGACTTGAACTTCCCCAGCAGGCTTCCAACCCAGGGGAATTTAGTTTCCGAGACTACTTAAAATCCAAGGGGATTTCCTATCAAATGATTCTCCCTTCTATTGACAACATCCAATGTAAAGGTTCCTCTTTTCTGCATTACCTCGATCAAATTCGCGCCTCAATCCTGAATATTAATAATTCCCATTTAAGTCCTTTTTCCGCTTCCTGGCTTAATGCGCTTTTAATTGGTGATGATACGCAGCTTCCGGAAGAGCAATTAGATAGGTTTCAGAAATGGGGGATTAATCATTTGTTAGCGATTTCGGGATTGCATGTCGGCTTGCTGATGGCGATTATTTATTATATTACTGTAAAAACCGGATGGTGGACGATAGAGAACATTCAATCTTGCTTAATTGCTATCCTGCCTCTTTATGCTGTTTTGGCCGGGGAAGCTCCTTCCGTTTGGCGTGCGAGTTTATTGGCCGTCCTCTTGGTAATCTGCAAAAAGCTAAATTTAAATCTCTCGCTGACGGATTGTCTCAGCCTTATTTTCCTAGGGTTAATGATCGGGAATTCCCAACTGATTATGCAAACAGGTTTTCAATTCTCCTATCTTGTTACTTTTGGTTTAATCCTCTCCAAAAAGTTTTTTTCCAAACCGTATTCCTGGCTTTACCTTAGCTTGTCTGTAAGTCTCATCGCCCAGCTCACGATTCTCCCCATCCAACTGGACACCTTTTATTTTTTTCAACCACTATCAGTTATGATAAATCTGATTGTCGTACCTTACTTCACCGTATTTGTGATGCCTTGTCTCCTGACTTTGCAGTTTTCTGTCCTACTTATAACGCCTCTTGCTGATTTCATTGATAACGTTTTTTTCAGCGTTCATCATGTGATGCTACTGTTAGTGGAGAAAGTTGACCAAAATTTTGATTCTTCTTGGGTTATCGGTGATTTTCCTACCTTCATGTATGTACCATACTTTTTATTGCTGATTATGTTTATGGCAAAACTGACTGCTGAAAGACGTTTTCAGGCGCTTCTATATGGTGTGGCGTTGGTATCTTTACTTGTAGCACTATCGCTTGCCCCTTTTTTGAGTCCTCACGGAAAAGTGACCATGCTGGACGTCGGGCAAGGAGATTGTTTTGTCATTGAACTTCCGCAACGAAAGGGAGTGGTATTGATCGATGCTGCCGGGGCAGCATCGGCCGATTTTCATGCACCGACAGACAAAGTCTATAAGCAAATAATCAAGCCATACTTATACTATAGGGGTATTACTACCATAAATGGACTGTTTTTGTCCCACGGAGACTTGGATCATGACGGAAGTGCTTCTTATTTGCTCCGCGATTTTGAAGTGAAAAAGTTGTTCACCAGCCCTTATTATCAATTTAATCCACAACAGAAAGCCGTATTGCTACAGAAGAATACCCGGATTATTCAATTAGATGCCGGTCAATCCCTTACTGTCGGCGGGAAAGTGTTCTTTATACTGTCCCCGTCCCGAGATAGCGGAGATCCGAATGACAATTCTATGGTAATATTTTCGGAAATTGGAGGAAAACGCTGGTTGTTCACCGGAGACATTGGAAAAAACATAGAAAAGGCTGTGATCAACGCTTATCCGAAGCTGGATATTGACGTCTTGAAAATAGCGCATCACGGAAGTAAAACGTCCACTTCGGCAGATATCCTGCAGCAAGTAAAGCCGAAAGCGGCCTTGGTATCAGTGGGAAGATCAAATCGTTACGGCCATCCTCACCAGGAAGTACTTGAAAAACTGAGGGAAGCAGAAATTTCTGTTATGCGCACAGATCAACATGGCGCGGTGTGGTACTCATTTTTCGGCCAAGATGGAACATTTTATTCCTTTCTTCCATAG
- a CDS encoding ComE operon protein 2 — translation MERISWNQYFMAQSHLLALRSTCQRLMVGATIVRDKRIIAGGYNGSVSGSVHCIDEGCYVIDGHCVRTVHAEINALLQCAKFGVATEGAELYVTHFPCLQCCKSIIQSGIRKVYYAADYKNHPYAIELFQDAGVQTEKVKLEEVAVDVRIQEKKQYVDQLLDKLEEAGKGEQELSAFKQEAEQLFRV, via the coding sequence TTGGAAAGAATATCCTGGAACCAATATTTTATGGCTCAAAGCCATCTACTTGCACTGCGCAGTACTTGTCAGAGGTTGATGGTGGGGGCTACCATTGTTCGAGACAAGCGGATTATTGCGGGGGGCTATAACGGAAGTGTATCAGGGAGTGTCCACTGCATAGATGAAGGCTGTTATGTAATAGACGGACACTGTGTTAGGACCGTCCATGCGGAAATAAATGCACTCTTGCAATGTGCGAAGTTTGGGGTTGCCACAGAGGGAGCTGAGTTGTATGTGACTCATTTTCCTTGTCTCCAATGCTGCAAATCGATTATCCAGAGCGGAATCCGCAAGGTCTATTATGCTGCGGATTACAAAAATCACCCTTATGCGATCGAACTTTTCCAAGATGCAGGAGTACAAACAGAAAAAGTGAAGCTGGAAGAGGTTGCAGTGGATGTCCGTATACAGGAGAAAAAGCAATATGTGGATCAATTATTGGACAAGCTGGAAGAAGCGGGAAAAGGTGAGCAGGAACTTTCTGCCTTTAAGCAGGAAGCAGAGCAATTATTCCGTGTGTAG
- a CDS encoding helix-hairpin-helix domain-containing protein, which yields MEIVKKHIRIILIMIGVLVMSAIYLLSEPLTAEEGNTLSLPEEMLGSSGTEAEQNRDPLNQIEKGEVYVDIKGEVKHPGVYAISADKRVRDAIELAGGFLEEADSNAVNLAQKVQDEQVIMVPAQGEQGENSAGEAVQGNSKIRVNTADAEELTKLPGIGPSKADAIIQYRDENGGYQQLEELLEVAGIGEKTLEKIASSIQVP from the coding sequence ATGGAAATAGTGAAAAAACACATTCGAATCATATTGATAATGATCGGGGTGCTCGTTATGTCTGCTATTTACTTACTTAGTGAACCCTTGACAGCTGAAGAAGGAAATACTCTATCCCTGCCGGAAGAAATGCTTGGCTCTTCTGGGACGGAAGCTGAACAAAATAGAGATCCATTAAATCAAATTGAGAAAGGAGAAGTATATGTAGATATTAAAGGAGAAGTGAAACATCCGGGTGTTTATGCTATATCTGCTGACAAAAGGGTAAGAGACGCAATTGAATTGGCAGGAGGGTTTCTTGAAGAAGCGGATTCGAACGCGGTAAATTTAGCGCAGAAAGTGCAGGACGAACAAGTAATTATGGTTCCCGCCCAAGGCGAACAAGGTGAGAATTCCGCTGGTGAAGCTGTACAGGGGAATAGCAAAATCCGCGTGAACACTGCCGATGCAGAAGAATTGACAAAGCTGCCGGGAATCGGCCCATCCAAAGCAGATGCAATTATACAGTATCGCGATGAAAATGGCGGTTATCAGCAGTTAGAGGAGCTGCTTGAAGTAGCTGGAATCGGGGAGAAGACACTGGAAAAAATCGCTTCCTCTATCCAAGTTCCATAG
- the comER gene encoding late competence protein ComER, translated as MKWGIIGTGNMGQILIHAWMSSGVIEPDQLYINNRTISKAQAIQTVYPGVHVLEDKNELAAVADILFICARPTEIYPLLAEIHDRLTSEQCLVSITSPYSVQRLEQLVPCQVVRMIPSITNRALSGTTLFSFGESVTKEMKGYLLQSSKLFSKPQAIEEKVTRIASDIVSCGPAFFSYLAQEFIEAACRDTSISKQEATSLMENMLIGYGKLLEEGHYSLPRLVEKVCVKGGVTGEGIKALEGEAGRLFSGLISRTHAKYREDIEKISYQMLEG; from the coding sequence ATGAAATGGGGAATTATTGGGACGGGGAATATGGGGCAAATCCTTATTCATGCATGGATGTCCTCAGGAGTTATCGAGCCGGATCAGCTTTATATAAACAACCGAACCATCAGCAAAGCCCAAGCTATACAGACAGTTTATCCAGGGGTTCATGTCTTAGAGGACAAAAATGAACTGGCAGCTGTCGCAGATATCCTTTTCATTTGTGCAAGACCGACGGAAATTTATCCGCTTCTTGCCGAGATTCATGATAGACTGACCAGCGAACAGTGCCTTGTATCGATTACAAGCCCCTATTCTGTTCAGCGATTGGAACAACTAGTCCCCTGTCAGGTCGTCCGGATGATTCCAAGCATCACGAATCGGGCTCTATCCGGAACAACTCTGTTCAGTTTTGGCGAATCGGTAACAAAAGAGATGAAAGGATACTTACTCCAAAGCAGCAAGCTATTTTCCAAACCGCAGGCCATTGAAGAAAAAGTGACACGAATAGCATCCGACATCGTTTCATGTGGTCCTGCCTTCTTCAGTTACTTGGCACAGGAATTCATCGAAGCAGCTTGCCGTGATACCAGTATCAGCAAGCAAGAGGCAACAAGTTTAATGGAAAACATGCTGATCGGGTACGGGAAATTACTGGAAGAAGGGCATTACAGCCTCCCACGACTCGTTGAAAAGGTGTGCGTCAAGGGGGGCGTTACAGGAGAAGGGATCAAAGCGCTGGAAGGAGAAGCAGGCCGTTTATTTAGCGGCTTAATTAGCAGGACACACGCAAAATACCGCGAGGACATCGAAAAAATAAGTTATCAAATGCTAGAGGGTTAA
- a CDS encoding class I SAM-dependent DNA methyltransferase, which translates to MSYVQLALVYDILMEDAPYEEWTAFAEKKFESYAKTIGKVADLGCGTGQITRRLANAGYRMTGIDNSEEMLAYAKRAAEETGQQIQWYHADITELSGFSQFDAAVSFCDVINYITDEQSLREAFANVNRILIPEGLFLFDVHSIEHIEHDMKGETFAEIYDDISYVWLCQPGENQGEVFHDLTFFIQEADQRYQRFDEQHHQRTFSINQYRELLRETGFHVKGVYGDFSDEPLGESPAERIFFVCEKKREV; encoded by the coding sequence ATGTCCTATGTCCAGCTTGCGTTAGTTTACGATATATTGATGGAAGATGCCCCATATGAAGAGTGGACAGCCTTTGCCGAAAAAAAGTTTGAAAGCTATGCCAAAACCATAGGCAAAGTTGCTGACTTAGGCTGCGGTACCGGCCAAATCACCAGGCGTCTGGCCAATGCCGGCTACCGAATGACAGGCATAGACAATTCAGAAGAAATGCTTGCTTATGCCAAGCGTGCAGCTGAAGAAACAGGCCAACAAATTCAGTGGTACCATGCAGATATAACAGAATTGAGTGGTTTTTCTCAGTTTGATGCAGCCGTCAGTTTTTGTGATGTGATCAATTACATTACGGACGAACAGTCTTTACGTGAAGCCTTTGCCAATGTGAATCGAATATTAATTCCCGAAGGATTGTTTTTATTTGATGTCCACTCGATTGAACATATCGAGCATGATATGAAGGGAGAGACATTCGCTGAAATATATGATGATATATCGTATGTTTGGCTATGCCAGCCAGGGGAAAATCAGGGCGAAGTTTTCCACGATTTGACGTTCTTCATTCAAGAAGCAGATCAACGTTATCAACGGTTTGACGAACAGCACCATCAACGGACTTTTTCGATAAATCAGTATAGAGAGCTGCTAAGAGAAACGGGATTCCATGTCAAGGGAGTATACGGGGATTTTTCTGATGAGCCGCTTGGGGAATCGCCGGCAGAACGGATTTTCTTTGTGTGTGAAAAGAAGAGGGAGGTTTAA
- the rsfS gene encoding ribosome silencing factor, which yields MDSKQLAQLAAKACEDKRGEDIVLLDMKDVSLIADYFLICEGSNERQVQAIARAIKETAEEKELTVKRLEGFDQARWILVDLEDVVCHIFHKEERSYYNLERLWGDAPLVETGIN from the coding sequence ATGGATAGCAAACAATTGGCACAGTTAGCGGCAAAAGCATGCGAGGATAAAAGGGGCGAAGATATTGTCTTATTGGATATGAAGGATGTCTCGCTGATCGCAGACTATTTTCTCATTTGTGAGGGGAGCAATGAACGGCAGGTTCAGGCAATTGCCAGAGCTATAAAGGAAACGGCAGAAGAAAAGGAACTGACAGTGAAACGATTGGAAGGATTTGATCAAGCAAGGTGGATTCTGGTCGATTTAGAAGATGTGGTATGTCATATCTTCCATAAAGAAGAAAGAAGCTATTATAATTTGGAGCGTTTATGGGGAGACGCACCATTAGTGGAAACAGGAATTAATTAA
- the yqeK gene encoding bis(5'-nucleosyl)-tetraphosphatase (symmetrical) YqeK → MERSEALAIVEPYLTKARFEHTVRVTDTALELANRYGGNLKTIELAAIFHDYAKYRDREEMRSWIIHEPLPKDLLEYHHELWHGPVGALLVQREVGIQDKDVLSPIRWHTTGKAGMNHLEKLVFLADYMEPGRDFPGVDDVRKAAEENLDYACWMVSKNTIRYLVSKNQRIYPDTFHAYNDLTKMMEDNKWREAING, encoded by the coding sequence ATGGAGCGGAGTGAAGCGCTGGCCATCGTTGAGCCGTATCTAACAAAAGCACGGTTCGAGCATACTGTCCGAGTTACGGATACCGCATTGGAATTGGCGAACCGATATGGGGGCAACTTAAAAACGATAGAGCTTGCAGCGATTTTCCATGATTATGCCAAATATCGGGATCGAGAGGAAATGCGCAGCTGGATTATCCATGAACCCCTGCCTAAAGACTTGTTGGAATACCATCATGAATTGTGGCATGGCCCTGTTGGTGCTTTACTTGTCCAGCGGGAAGTTGGCATCCAGGACAAAGATGTTTTGAGCCCGATTCGTTGGCATACGACAGGCAAAGCTGGCATGAACCATTTGGAGAAGCTGGTCTTTTTGGCCGATTATATGGAACCTGGTCGAGATTTTCCAGGTGTCGATGATGTACGAAAAGCGGCCGAGGAAAATTTAGACTACGCCTGTTGGATGGTTTCCAAAAATACCATTCGTTATTTAGTGAGCAAAAACCAACGGATTTATCCGGATACTTTTCATGCATATAATGATTTAACGAAGATGATGGAGGATAATAAATGGAGGGAAGCAATTAATGGATAG
- a CDS encoding nicotinate-nucleotide adenylyltransferase, whose protein sequence is MKKIGLLGGTFDPPHLGHLLIAEEVYQALQLDEVWFIPSNLPPHKQHSGTNAAIRLEMVETAIEDNTHFRVEPIELEREGKSYTIDTIRLLREREPETDFYFIIGADMVEYLSKWHQIKELAGMVHFVGVKRSDYRLDTAYPVMEVEIPGIDVSSTLVRDRISAKHSVKYLVPDKVINKIKEYRLYGAE, encoded by the coding sequence ATGAAAAAAATTGGTTTGTTAGGGGGCACATTTGACCCCCCTCATTTGGGCCATTTGCTGATTGCCGAGGAAGTATATCAGGCATTACAGCTTGATGAAGTGTGGTTTATTCCCTCTAATTTGCCGCCGCATAAGCAGCATTCTGGAACAAATGCGGCGATCCGTTTGGAGATGGTTGAGACCGCTATAGAGGATAATACTCATTTTCGTGTTGAACCGATTGAATTAGAGCGGGAAGGGAAGTCCTACACGATTGACACCATACGGTTATTGCGGGAACGCGAGCCTGAAACGGATTTTTATTTTATCATTGGAGCCGATATGGTGGAATACTTGTCTAAGTGGCACCAAATCAAGGAGTTGGCAGGAATGGTTCATTTTGTAGGAGTGAAACGTTCCGACTACCGACTCGATACTGCCTATCCAGTTATGGAAGTCGAAATTCCCGGCATAGATGTTTCATCTACTTTAGTACGGGACAGAATTTCGGCAAAACATTCTGTGAAGTATTTGGTGCCGGATAAAGTGATTAACAAAATAAAGGAGTATCGTTTATATGGAGCGGAGTGA
- the yhbY gene encoding ribosome assembly RNA-binding protein YhbY, translated as MLTGKQKRYLRSQAHHLNPIFQVGKTGVNENMITQVGEALEKRELIKVSILQNCMEDKGNVAEELAEGTEAEIVQIIGNIIVLYKESEENKQIVLP; from the coding sequence ATGTTAACAGGTAAGCAAAAACGTTATTTACGATCTCAGGCTCATCACCTGAATCCTATTTTTCAAGTTGGCAAGACAGGTGTTAATGAGAATATGATAACCCAGGTGGGTGAAGCCTTGGAAAAACGGGAACTGATCAAAGTCAGCATCCTGCAAAATTGTATGGAAGATAAAGGGAATGTTGCCGAGGAGCTTGCAGAAGGAACCGAGGCGGAAATTGTACAAATAATCGGAAACATTATCGTACTATATAAGGAATCAGAAGAGAATAAACAAATTGTACTGCCCTAA
- the aroE gene encoding shikimate dehydrogenase codes for MEFKLGLIGYPVQHSLSPFIHQKFMENTSIQGSYQLFETEPHQLEKRLEELKRADISGFNVTVPHKQAIMSYLDEVDSDAYRIGAVNTVVNDKGRLKGYNTDGIGYVRSLAEAYPNVFQQEKKALILGAGGAARGIYRALVKQGIQGISIANRTKSKAEGLLDLQDLHTETEILSFSEAEAALDNFDLIVQTTSVGMSPNHDEQVISLNKVKPHTVVSDIVYKPLNTKLLREAANLGAKTHHGHTMLLYQAQYAFEIWTGAHPQMESLVEQLEQRLRGNGYVNR; via the coding sequence ATGGAATTTAAGCTGGGATTGATTGGCTATCCGGTTCAACATTCTTTGTCACCGTTCATCCATCAAAAATTCATGGAGAACACTAGCATCCAGGGGTCTTATCAACTATTTGAGACTGAGCCGCACCAACTGGAGAAACGCTTAGAAGAATTGAAAAGAGCGGATATTTCCGGATTCAATGTGACTGTACCGCATAAGCAAGCAATCATGTCGTATTTAGATGAAGTGGATTCAGATGCTTATAGAATCGGTGCAGTTAATACGGTTGTTAACGATAAAGGCAGGCTGAAAGGGTATAATACCGATGGCATCGGTTATGTGCGGTCCCTTGCGGAGGCTTATCCTAATGTATTTCAGCAAGAGAAAAAGGCTCTTATACTGGGAGCGGGGGGAGCCGCTCGCGGGATTTATCGTGCACTTGTAAAACAGGGAATACAAGGAATCAGTATTGCCAACAGAACTAAGTCCAAAGCAGAGGGCCTGCTTGACTTGCAGGATTTACATACAGAGACAGAGATCCTTTCCTTTTCTGAAGCGGAAGCGGCGCTCGATAACTTTGATTTGATTGTACAAACTACATCTGTCGGGATGTCTCCTAATCACGATGAACAGGTCATCTCATTAAATAAGGTAAAGCCACATACAGTGGTTAGTGATATTGTTTATAAACCATTGAATACAAAGCTGCTGAGGGAAGCTGCAAACCTTGGGGCCAAGACGCACCACGGCCATACGATGCTGCTCTATCAAGCCCAATATGCTTTTGAAATTTGGACAGGCGCACATCCTCAGATGGAATCATTGGTGGAACAACTAGAACAAAGATTGCGAGGAAATGGATATGTTAACAGGTAA
- the yqeH gene encoding ribosome biogenesis GTPase YqeH, with amino-acid sequence MEELICQGCGAPIQTEEEQKPGYAPKSALEKDVVICKRCFRLKHYNEVQDVSLTDDDFLKMISEIRNTDALIVQVVDIFDFNGSFISSLQRLTGNNPILLAGNKVDLLPKSTNKNKLKQWLQHSAKEEGLPVKDVMLVSAEKGLGFDELESAIETYREGKDVYIVGSTNVGKSTLINKLIKRTSGISDAITTSYFPGTTLGFIDIPLDDDSSLYDTPGVINRKQMAHYLSEEDVKAITPGKEIKPRVFQLNEQQTLYFGGLARVDFTKGGRKSFVCYFANQLNIHRTKLENADDLYQRHLGELLSPPSEASTESLPPLEKKSIKITEGKTDVVFPGLGWITLPEGDVTVTVYSPKGVTVSIRPSLI; translated from the coding sequence ATGGAAGAGTTAATCTGTCAAGGGTGCGGAGCACCTATTCAAACGGAAGAAGAACAGAAGCCGGGATATGCGCCAAAGTCGGCTTTGGAGAAGGACGTTGTAATTTGCAAACGCTGCTTCCGTTTAAAGCATTATAATGAAGTGCAAGATGTATCACTTACAGACGATGATTTTTTGAAAATGATCAGTGAAATTCGCAATACCGACGCGCTAATAGTACAGGTGGTCGACATTTTCGATTTCAATGGCAGTTTCATCAGCAGCCTGCAGCGGCTCACTGGAAATAATCCCATACTGCTTGCGGGAAATAAAGTAGATTTACTTCCAAAGTCTACGAACAAAAATAAACTGAAGCAATGGCTGCAGCATTCGGCAAAGGAAGAGGGCCTTCCGGTAAAGGATGTTATGTTGGTTTCTGCAGAAAAAGGGCTCGGTTTTGATGAACTGGAATCCGCAATCGAAACGTACCGGGAAGGAAAAGATGTGTATATCGTCGGCAGCACGAATGTAGGGAAGTCGACGCTGATCAACAAATTGATCAAGCGGACCAGTGGAATCAGTGATGCTATTACCACTTCCTATTTTCCTGGAACTACTCTCGGTTTTATTGATATTCCACTGGATGACGATAGTTCGTTGTATGACACACCGGGAGTCATAAACAGAAAACAGATGGCCCACTATCTATCCGAAGAGGATGTGAAAGCAATCACGCCTGGAAAAGAGATAAAACCGCGTGTTTTTCAATTGAATGAACAGCAGACGCTCTATTTTGGCGGGCTTGCCCGAGTTGACTTTACTAAGGGAGGAAGAAAATCTTTTGTCTGTTATTTCGCGAATCAATTGAACATCCATCGTACCAAACTGGAAAACGCGGACGATCTTTACCAGCGCCATCTCGGTGAATTGTTGTCACCACCTAGTGAAGCGTCGACTGAATCACTCCCTCCGCTCGAGAAGAAAAGCATAAAAATAACGGAAGGGAAAACGGATGTTGTGTTTCCAGGGCTAGGCTGGATCACACTACCGGAGGGTGACGTTACGGTTACCGTATACAGCCCGAAAGGCGTAACCGTATCGATCAGACCTTCTTTGATATAG
- a CDS encoding YqeG family HAD IIIA-type phosphatase → MLKRFLPNEHVKSVFEIHPDDLKARGIKGIITDLDNTLVAWDVAMATPEIIAWFQLMEKHEIKITIISNNKEERVKLFSEPLNTPFVYGARKPLSQAFKKATKQMELDKDEIVVVGDQIMTDVLGGNSAGFYTILVVPIVKTDGALTRINRKIERRILSWMRKKGMITWEEE, encoded by the coding sequence ATCTTAAAGAGATTTTTGCCAAACGAACACGTGAAAAGCGTATTTGAAATCCATCCAGATGATCTGAAAGCCCGCGGAATAAAAGGGATTATAACAGATCTTGACAATACGTTGGTGGCTTGGGATGTAGCCATGGCTACACCGGAAATCATCGCCTGGTTTCAGCTGATGGAAAAACACGAAATCAAAATTACAATCATTTCAAATAATAAAGAAGAAAGAGTAAAATTATTTTCAGAACCATTAAACACCCCGTTTGTTTATGGTGCGAGAAAACCTCTGAGCCAAGCCTTCAAAAAAGCTACCAAACAGATGGAATTAGATAAGGATGAAATTGTTGTTGTCGGAGATCAAATCATGACTGATGTGTTGGGCGGCAACAGTGCTGGTTTTTATACCATCCTGGTTGTGCCGATTGTTAAAACAGATGGTGCGTTGACAAGAATCAATCGGAAAATTGAAAGGCGGATTTTAAGTTGGATGAGAAAAAAAGGGATGATTACTTGGGAGGAAGAGTGA
- a CDS encoding sporulation histidine kinase inhibitor Sda, protein MEHLSDELLIESYHKANELNLSNEFIHLIEAEIQRRSLTHEIKYSS, encoded by the coding sequence ATGGAACATTTATCGGACGAATTGTTAATAGAATCCTATCACAAAGCGAATGAACTGAATTTAAGCAACGAATTCATTCATTTAATAGAAGCAGAAATTCAAAGAAGGTCGCTAACTCACGAAATTAAATACTCCAGCTGA